In Myxococcus stipitatus, the following are encoded in one genomic region:
- a CDS encoding ADP-ribosylglycohydrolase family protein produces MPPPRRRNAPQGPDPLLAQRRRGALLGLAVGNALSVPTAHRPLISTPFPTMADGPFSRMTGGGPHGLRKGQVTEEVQLACCLGHSLRDLKRYDGADALRRYRAWQPHAFEVSEALKEVFDECNAGLPPLGAARRVWLRGLRKSAGAGSLARSAPLGVYLANDPKARTLAALEDSALTHFDPRSQLACAAFTAALAKAVTSGADLKPDELITAAESGILVAGAALGRSAPDYVQEVAIASALLREDLARARDEDPRLYGPELHLHRAQHAIHVAFRLAFWELLHAPTAEAALLDVVHRGGDTEVHAAVTGALVGAFHGEEALPAEWRKHVLEALATTKGPLWDVYHPRHLLSLVAP; encoded by the coding sequence ATGCCGCCGCCCCGCCGACGCAACGCCCCTCAAGGGCCCGACCCCCTCCTCGCCCAACGACGCCGGGGCGCCCTGCTGGGACTCGCCGTGGGCAACGCGCTCTCGGTGCCCACCGCGCACCGGCCGTTGATATCCACACCCTTCCCCACGATGGCGGACGGACCCTTCTCGCGCATGACGGGAGGCGGCCCTCACGGGCTGCGCAAGGGCCAGGTGACAGAGGAGGTGCAGCTCGCCTGCTGCCTGGGACACAGTCTGCGGGACCTCAAGCGCTACGACGGCGCGGATGCCTTGCGGCGATATCGCGCCTGGCAGCCCCACGCCTTCGAGGTCAGCGAGGCCCTGAAGGAAGTCTTCGATGAGTGCAACGCCGGACTGCCGCCCCTGGGCGCCGCGCGGCGAGTCTGGCTGCGAGGCCTCCGCAAGAGCGCGGGCGCAGGCAGCCTGGCGAGAAGCGCCCCGTTGGGTGTGTACCTGGCGAACGACCCCAAGGCCCGCACCCTCGCAGCGCTGGAAGATTCCGCGCTCACCCACTTCGATCCGCGCAGCCAGCTCGCATGCGCCGCCTTCACCGCCGCGCTCGCCAAGGCGGTGACCAGCGGCGCCGACCTCAAGCCCGACGAGCTCATCACCGCCGCCGAGTCAGGCATCCTGGTCGCCGGCGCGGCGCTCGGACGCTCCGCGCCCGACTACGTCCAGGAGGTCGCCATCGCCTCCGCGCTGCTGCGCGAGGACCTGGCGCGTGCCCGGGACGAGGACCCGCGCCTGTACGGGCCGGAGCTGCACCTTCACCGCGCGCAGCACGCCATCCACGTCGCCTTCCGGCTGGCCTTCTGGGAATTGCTCCACGCCCCCACCGCCGAGGCGGCCCTCCTCGACGTCGTCCATCGAGGCGGAGACACGGAGGTCCACGCGGCGGTGACGGGCGCGCTGGTGGGGGCCTTCCACGGCGAGGAAGCCCTTCCCGCGGAGTGGCGCAAGCACGTCTTGGAGGCCCTCGCCACGACGAAGGGGCCGCTCTGGGACGTCTACCACCCGAGGCACCTGCTGAGCCTCGTGGCCCCCTGA
- the lexA gene encoding transcriptional repressor LexA — protein sequence MEELTDRQREILSFIVKETETRGFPPTIREIGEHMDIRSTNGVNDHLKALERKGYLNRGEQQSRSLVPTKRARLLLGLGAKRDAGMIEVPLLGKVAAGAPLLAQEHMEDSVKIDSFLLGGVNGREVFALRVKGQSMIDDGIHDGDYLFVKKTPAAQPGDIVVALIEDEATVKRYYPEGDRIRFQPANATMQPIYVSRTEFRSTMILGLVVGVYRKMQGGRA from the coding sequence ATGGAAGAGCTGACGGACCGCCAGCGCGAGATTCTCAGCTTCATCGTCAAGGAGACCGAGACTCGCGGTTTCCCGCCGACGATTCGGGAGATTGGCGAGCACATGGACATCCGCTCCACCAACGGGGTGAACGACCACCTCAAGGCGCTGGAGCGCAAGGGCTACCTGAACCGCGGCGAGCAGCAGAGCCGCTCGCTGGTGCCCACCAAGCGAGCCCGGCTGCTGCTGGGGCTGGGGGCCAAGCGGGATGCGGGGATGATTGAGGTGCCCCTGCTGGGCAAGGTGGCGGCGGGCGCCCCCCTGCTCGCGCAGGAGCACATGGAGGACTCGGTCAAGATTGACAGCTTCCTCCTGGGAGGCGTCAACGGCCGGGAGGTCTTCGCCCTGAGGGTGAAGGGCCAGTCGATGATTGACGACGGCATCCACGACGGCGACTACCTCTTCGTGAAGAAGACGCCGGCGGCCCAACCGGGCGACATCGTGGTGGCGCTCATCGAGGACGAGGCCACGGTGAAGCGCTACTACCCGGAAGGCGACCGCATCCGCTTCCAGCCGGCGAACGCCACCATGCAGCCCATCTACGTGAGCCGGACGGAGTTCCGCTCGACGATGATTCTGGGCCTCGTGGTGGGCGTGTACCGCAAGATGCAGGGCGGCCGCGCGTAG
- a CDS encoding alpha/beta fold hydrolase — translation MKGPAGELFVDDGGVGGLPVVFIHSSAGSTKHWASQLAHVRKTRRAVALDLRGHGRSTVPSSDASSVEDFAADVAAVVDGLGLERFVLVGHSLGGAVSTAYAAAHPSRVAGLLLLDPASDGRQIPAEQAQGLMTVLASEAWLQVVEEYWAPMLAPSSPEVREQVLGGLRVTAQAAVRSGLGSLLTFDPVAALRSYPGPKLSLVTEYNQGPDAYQNLVPELPSQKVEPVTGHWVQLDAPEWVNAALDRFLASVR, via the coding sequence ATGAAGGGCCCTGCTGGAGAGCTGTTCGTGGATGATGGTGGCGTGGGAGGACTTCCGGTGGTGTTCATCCACTCGAGCGCCGGGAGCACGAAGCACTGGGCGTCGCAGCTCGCGCACGTGCGCAAGACGCGTCGGGCCGTCGCGTTGGACCTGCGGGGGCATGGCCGGTCCACCGTCCCGTCATCTGACGCGTCCTCCGTCGAGGACTTCGCGGCGGATGTGGCGGCCGTGGTGGATGGGCTGGGCCTGGAGCGCTTCGTGCTCGTGGGGCACAGCCTGGGTGGCGCGGTCAGCACGGCCTACGCGGCGGCGCATCCCTCGCGAGTCGCGGGGCTGCTGCTGCTGGACCCGGCGTCGGACGGCCGCCAGATTCCGGCGGAGCAGGCCCAGGGACTGATGACGGTGCTCGCCTCCGAGGCGTGGCTCCAGGTGGTCGAGGAGTACTGGGCGCCGATGCTCGCGCCCTCGAGCCCCGAGGTGCGGGAGCAGGTGCTTGGGGGACTGCGCGTCACGGCTCAGGCCGCTGTCCGCTCGGGGTTGGGCTCGCTCTTGACGTTCGACCCGGTTGCCGCGCTGCGGAGCTATCCGGGCCCCAAGCTGTCCCTCGTGACCGAGTACAACCAGGGGCCCGACGCATACCAGAACCTGGTGCCCGAGCTGCCGTCCCAGAAGGTGGAACCCGTGACGGGCCACTGGGTGCAGCTCGATGCACCCGAGTGGGTCAATGCCGCGCTCGACCGCTTCCTCGCCAGCGTCCGGTGA
- a CDS encoding SRPBCC family protein, whose amino-acid sequence MPGATRTIVINAPIEKVFDVITQYERYPEFLSEVKAIRTANRKGNTVDVHYTVEVMKTVRYSIRVVEERPHRMAWSFIEGEVMKDNKGSWVLEPEGEGKTRATYNVEMALGLLVPKTIVNALVETSLPKMLESFKRRAESL is encoded by the coding sequence ATGCCTGGCGCCACGCGGACCATCGTCATCAACGCCCCCATCGAAAAGGTGTTCGACGTCATCACCCAGTACGAGCGCTACCCGGAGTTCCTCTCCGAGGTGAAGGCCATCCGCACCGCCAACCGCAAGGGCAACACCGTCGACGTGCACTACACCGTCGAGGTGATGAAGACGGTGCGCTACTCCATCCGCGTGGTGGAGGAGCGCCCGCACCGCATGGCCTGGTCCTTCATCGAGGGTGAAGTGATGAAGGACAACAAGGGCAGCTGGGTACTGGAGCCCGAAGGCGAGGGGAAGACGCGCGCCACCTACAACGTGGAGATGGCCCTGGGCCTGCTGGTGCCGAAGACCATCGTCAACGCCTTGGTTGAAACGTCGCTGCCGAAGATGCTCGAGTCGTTCAAGCGCCGCGCCGAGTCCCTCTGA
- a CDS encoding alkaline phosphatase family protein, with product MIRALALMAALATLPAAARPPRLTLFITVDALGSDVLLRNRPRLQGALGRLLDTGAYFPYARYAYAKCRTAPGHTTLSTGANPWRHGIVDNRWVDAATGKLVYAYVDAAHPVLEAAQKPGADSGPANLMAETLADRLRLATQERGKTVSVSFKSRSAIAMAGRLGQPWWFDTSVGKFVTGTWYTKEFPAWMKQFNERKLADAAFGTKWELMRPQAEYVGEDDRSYEADSYGLGRTFPHPLTGGLTAPGTDFYKAFAVSPDSHTLLVEAAKAAITGEGLGQDAVPDLLAVSFSGTDEVFHEYGPYSWEMQDTMLRLDQALGALFTAAERAAGGRANLAIVLVADHGGATPPEQWAAAGLPAQRIQPKTVLQDLSAMVKERFGPDVTVQMEEVEVYLRGPALESGKVDGALVRRAVADWLTKQPHVLTAVTRDELFTAPDPMGYLAAVRKGYFPGRSGDVMYVPRPFHVLYYAPDGSNHGTPHSYDAQVPVVFAGKGIKPGMYLTETDPVNVAPTIAALLEMGMPASAEGKPLSEILTGK from the coding sequence ATGATTCGTGCCCTTGCCCTGATGGCCGCGCTGGCCACCCTCCCCGCCGCCGCGCGTCCGCCGCGACTCACCCTGTTCATCACCGTCGACGCGCTTGGCAGCGACGTCCTTTTGCGCAACCGCCCCCGGCTCCAGGGCGCGCTGGGGCGGCTGCTCGACACGGGCGCCTACTTTCCGTATGCGAGGTATGCCTACGCGAAGTGCCGCACCGCGCCGGGCCACACCACGCTGTCCACGGGCGCCAATCCGTGGCGGCACGGCATCGTCGACAACCGGTGGGTGGACGCCGCCACGGGCAAGCTGGTCTACGCGTACGTCGACGCGGCGCACCCCGTGCTGGAGGCGGCCCAGAAGCCCGGGGCCGACTCAGGTCCCGCCAACCTCATGGCGGAGACGTTGGCGGACCGGCTGCGCCTGGCCACGCAGGAGCGAGGCAAGACGGTGTCGGTGTCGTTCAAGTCCCGCTCGGCCATCGCCATGGCGGGCCGCCTGGGTCAGCCGTGGTGGTTCGACACCAGCGTGGGGAAGTTCGTCACGGGCACCTGGTACACGAAGGAGTTCCCCGCGTGGATGAAGCAGTTCAACGAGCGCAAGCTCGCCGACGCCGCCTTTGGCACGAAGTGGGAGCTCATGCGGCCCCAAGCGGAGTACGTGGGCGAGGATGACCGGAGCTACGAGGCGGACTCGTACGGGCTGGGCCGCACCTTCCCGCATCCCCTGACCGGAGGCCTCACCGCGCCCGGGACGGACTTCTACAAGGCGTTCGCCGTCTCGCCCGATTCACACACCCTGCTCGTGGAGGCGGCCAAGGCGGCCATCACGGGTGAGGGCCTGGGACAGGACGCCGTGCCCGACCTGCTCGCGGTGAGCTTCAGCGGAACGGATGAGGTGTTTCACGAGTACGGCCCCTACTCGTGGGAGATGCAGGACACGATGCTGCGGCTGGACCAGGCGCTGGGCGCCCTCTTCACCGCCGCCGAGCGCGCCGCGGGAGGCCGCGCCAACCTGGCCATCGTGCTGGTGGCGGACCATGGCGGAGCCACGCCCCCCGAGCAGTGGGCCGCGGCGGGACTGCCCGCGCAGCGCATCCAGCCCAAGACCGTCCTCCAGGACCTCTCGGCGATGGTGAAGGAGCGCTTCGGGCCGGACGTCACCGTCCAGATGGAGGAAGTGGAAGTGTACCTGCGAGGCCCCGCGTTGGAGTCGGGCAAGGTGGACGGTGCGCTGGTGCGGCGCGCGGTGGCGGACTGGCTGACGAAGCAGCCTCACGTGCTGACGGCGGTGACACGCGACGAGCTCTTCACCGCGCCGGACCCCATGGGCTACCTGGCCGCGGTGAGGAAGGGCTACTTCCCGGGCCGCAGCGGAGACGTGATGTACGTGCCCCGCCCCTTCCACGTCCTGTACTACGCGCCGGACGGCAGCAACCACGGCACGCCACACTCGTATGACGCCCAGGTGCCCGTGGTGTTCGCGGGCAAGGGCATCAAGCCCGGCATGTACCTGACGGAGACGGACCCGGTGAATGTCGCGCCCACCATCGCGGCGCTGCTGGAGATGGGGATGCCCGCCTCGGCGGAAGGCAAGCCCCTCTCGGAGATCCTCACCGGGAAGTGA
- a CDS encoding helix-turn-helix transcriptional regulator, which translates to MARVSRIMQLVDFLRGREATTIAEISSALGVSPRTVHRDIATLREQGLPIASDTGPGGGVRLERDRGVTAVHLAVEEVVALWLAASLSSTGSSLPWGSAARSGLDKLFASVPRERSRSMRELCQRVVVGRAASPRVLAELGAPPAELLAIFEQAFREQVCLSFDYEDRNGKRTRRCVEPHGLLVESPVWYILARDVEKEAARMFRMDRVRRPRLVPERSFTPDMEGLKAQALAQRSEGPR; encoded by the coding sequence ATGGCACGCGTCAGCCGAATCATGCAGTTGGTGGACTTCTTGCGCGGGCGCGAGGCCACCACCATCGCGGAGATCTCCTCGGCGTTGGGGGTGAGCCCTCGCACGGTGCATCGCGATATCGCCACGCTGCGCGAGCAGGGTCTGCCCATTGCCAGTGATACAGGGCCCGGAGGGGGCGTGAGGCTGGAGCGGGACCGAGGCGTCACCGCCGTCCACCTGGCCGTCGAGGAGGTCGTCGCGCTCTGGCTGGCCGCGAGCCTGTCCTCGACGGGAAGCTCGTTGCCGTGGGGGAGCGCGGCGCGTTCGGGGTTGGACAAGCTCTTCGCCAGCGTGCCGCGTGAGCGCTCACGAAGCATGCGCGAGCTCTGTCAGCGGGTGGTGGTGGGCCGCGCGGCGAGCCCCCGGGTGCTGGCGGAACTGGGCGCGCCCCCCGCGGAGCTGCTCGCCATCTTCGAGCAGGCGTTCCGCGAACAGGTGTGCCTCTCGTTCGACTACGAGGACCGGAACGGCAAGCGCACCCGGCGGTGCGTGGAGCCGCATGGGCTGCTGGTGGAGTCCCCGGTCTGGTACATCCTCGCGCGCGACGTGGAGAAGGAAGCCGCGCGCATGTTCCGGATGGACCGCGTCCGCCGGCCCCGGCTCGTGCCCGAGCGGAGCTTCACTCCCGACATGGAGGGGCTCAAGGCACAGGCCCTCGCTCAGAGGAGCGAGGGCCCGAGGTGA
- the nadC gene encoding carboxylating nicotinate-nucleotide diphosphorylase — translation MQQDYLDRLIDLALDEDLGAAGDVTSQALIPPDAEGSAELVAKEQLVLAGLDAFIRVFHKVDPDVEVELLRQDGQEVKPKVVAARCHGRLRSLLAAERTALNLVQRAAGIATLAQQAMTSVRGSKMQVLDTRKTPPGMRVLAKDAVRMGGATNHRFGLFDGVLIKDNHIAAVGGSISEALRRAKANGPRLCKIEIEVTNLKQLAEALESGADVVMLDNMDDAQIREAVKLTAGRVPLEVSGGVTLDRLPRLAKMGVDFVSMGALTHSARAMDLSLEITAKKTRRPRATPSQG, via the coding sequence GTGCAGCAGGATTACCTTGATCGACTCATCGACCTCGCCCTCGACGAAGACCTGGGGGCGGCGGGAGATGTCACCTCGCAGGCCCTCATTCCGCCTGACGCGGAGGGCAGCGCGGAGTTGGTCGCCAAGGAGCAGTTGGTCCTCGCGGGGCTCGACGCCTTCATCCGGGTCTTCCACAAGGTGGACCCGGACGTGGAGGTGGAGCTGCTCCGCCAGGACGGCCAGGAGGTCAAGCCCAAGGTCGTGGCCGCCCGGTGTCATGGGCGGCTGCGCTCCCTGCTCGCGGCCGAGCGCACCGCGCTCAACCTCGTTCAGCGCGCCGCCGGAATCGCCACGTTGGCCCAGCAGGCGATGACGTCGGTGCGCGGTTCGAAGATGCAGGTCCTCGACACGCGCAAGACGCCTCCGGGCATGCGGGTGCTCGCCAAGGACGCTGTCCGCATGGGCGGTGCCACCAACCACCGCTTCGGCCTCTTCGATGGTGTCCTCATCAAGGACAACCACATCGCGGCCGTCGGGGGCTCCATCTCCGAGGCGCTCCGTCGCGCCAAGGCCAACGGTCCCCGCTTGTGCAAGATCGAGATCGAGGTCACCAACCTCAAGCAGCTCGCCGAGGCGCTCGAGAGCGGCGCCGACGTGGTGATGCTGGACAACATGGACGACGCGCAGATTCGCGAGGCCGTGAAGCTGACGGCGGGACGTGTTCCGCTCGAGGTCTCCGGCGGCGTCACGTTGGACCGGCTGCCCCGGCTCGCGAAGATGGGCGTGGACTTCGTATCCATGGGCGCGCTGACGCACTCGGCGAGGGCCATGGACCTCTCGCTGGAAATCACCGCGAAGAAGACGCGCCGTCCGCGCGCCACGCCTTCGCAGGGCTGA
- the surE gene encoding 5'/3'-nucleotidase SurE — MPKPRILVSNDDGYFSEGLQALVEAVSPLGEVWVVAPDREQSAASHAISLHRPLRIKEVRERWFAVDGTPTDCAYLAIVHLLKDARPTLMVSGINHGSNLAEDVTYSGTVAAAMEGALLGIPAIAFSLVARGTFDFAPAARFARSIVTTALERPLPPRMLLNVNIPGGVEPDGYSVTRLGRHSYGYSVVEKEDPRGRKYYWIGGSEYQHEDIPGSDCNAVHLGRRVSVTPLHLDLTDHGRLEDLGGWSLQGYARHEPDGA; from the coding sequence ATGCCGAAACCGCGCATCCTCGTGTCCAACGACGACGGCTATTTCTCCGAAGGACTTCAGGCACTGGTGGAGGCGGTGAGTCCCCTGGGAGAAGTCTGGGTGGTGGCGCCGGACCGGGAGCAGAGCGCCGCGTCCCATGCCATCTCCCTGCACCGGCCCCTGCGCATCAAGGAGGTCCGGGAGCGGTGGTTCGCCGTGGATGGGACGCCGACCGACTGCGCTTATCTGGCCATCGTCCATCTCCTGAAGGATGCTCGCCCCACGCTCATGGTGTCCGGCATCAACCACGGTTCGAATCTGGCCGAAGACGTCACCTACTCGGGGACGGTGGCGGCGGCGATGGAGGGGGCCCTGTTGGGGATTCCCGCCATCGCCTTCAGCCTCGTGGCCCGGGGGACGTTCGATTTCGCGCCCGCCGCCCGGTTCGCCCGGTCCATCGTGACGACCGCCCTGGAGCGCCCGCTGCCCCCTCGGATGTTGCTCAACGTGAACATCCCCGGCGGGGTGGAGCCGGACGGCTACAGCGTCACCCGGCTCGGACGCCACTCGTACGGGTACAGCGTGGTGGAGAAAGAGGACCCGCGCGGCCGGAAGTACTACTGGATTGGCGGCAGCGAGTATCAGCACGAGGACATTCCAGGCAGCGATTGCAACGCCGTGCATCTGGGCCGGCGGGTGTCGGTGACGCCGCTCCACCTGGACCTCACGGACCATGGCCGACTCGAGGACCTGGGAGGCTGGAGCCTCCAGGGCTACGCTCGACATGAGCCGGATGGTGCCTAG
- a CDS encoding peptidoglycan DD-metalloendopeptidase family protein — protein MSSQSARAGEAPSATPGGTFPFALRSAHAEPELVSVRHRVAPGETVYRIAKTYGLTVEELKDANGIKDVRTLSVGQELTIPGVERSVPVDAPEALAAEADPEPVRTSRDAPPRRGGPVVARREEPPRRPASRPGAARPRLATQGMIDWPLKGVLYGRFGKKGREPHDGIDLAAPSGTPVKTAQEGTVLYAGEQRGYGNIVIVEHSNRLITLYAHNRDLRVRTGQKVRREQVIATVGESGKTSGPHLHFEVRLDGKPVDPLDYLGPMPST, from the coding sequence GTGAGTTCGCAATCCGCGCGGGCAGGTGAGGCGCCCTCGGCCACGCCTGGCGGCACCTTCCCCTTCGCGCTGAGGTCGGCGCACGCGGAGCCGGAGCTGGTGTCCGTGCGCCACCGCGTCGCGCCCGGCGAAACGGTGTACCGCATCGCCAAGACGTACGGCCTCACGGTGGAGGAGCTCAAGGACGCCAACGGCATCAAGGACGTGCGGACCCTGTCCGTGGGGCAGGAGCTGACGATTCCCGGCGTGGAGCGCAGCGTGCCGGTGGACGCCCCGGAGGCGTTGGCCGCCGAGGCGGACCCCGAGCCCGTGCGCACCTCCCGCGATGCTCCTCCCCGGCGCGGGGGGCCGGTCGTCGCCCGTCGTGAGGAGCCCCCTCGCCGGCCCGCGTCCCGTCCCGGCGCCGCGAGGCCCCGGCTGGCCACGCAGGGGATGATTGACTGGCCCCTCAAGGGCGTCCTCTACGGCCGCTTCGGGAAGAAGGGCCGCGAGCCCCATGACGGCATCGACCTGGCCGCCCCCTCCGGAACTCCCGTGAAGACGGCCCAGGAGGGCACGGTGCTCTACGCCGGCGAGCAGCGCGGCTACGGCAACATCGTCATCGTCGAGCACTCCAACCGGCTCATCACGCTCTACGCCCACAACCGCGACCTGCGCGTGCGCACCGGGCAGAAGGTCCGCAGGGAGCAGGTCATCGCCACCGTGGGTGAGTCTGGCAAGACGTCCGGTCCTCACCTGCATTTCGAGGTGCGCCTGGATGGCAAGCCCGTGGATCCGCTCGACTATCTGGGGCCGATGCCGTCCACGTAA
- a CDS encoding tetratricopeptide repeat protein produces the protein MNPRLRALPLIALLASAACDDRPKVTPKDHAEGLYVKGTSEYLQGQFEAALASYEQMRALAPNDPRLPAARGEVFLSTGKLAEAAAEFEAALKLEPKRSTNWSRLGFVQAQLGRTEEAMGSLRKAVALYPNDSNALEQLAEIHLKKGEQDEAIRHFTLAAGAAASSEAKSELLLRAFDVLGKQGRHAELLALSQKSVNEGVRSSGVFTALGDSLVRAGKLAEAAAAYQEAASLSPRDPTLWELVGTIHLQRDKPGDAIAAFKESLRVKDRAVVHVALARIQLAMKSQLGAEQELAAALESVQGNDVRELRELADLLVTMGRKADALRILANLSAEHDLVKDVDLQLATAKLAHELKDVALQTAACARAAAADPRVKKCP, from the coding sequence ATGAACCCGCGCCTGCGCGCCTTGCCGCTGATTGCCCTGCTCGCCTCCGCCGCGTGTGACGACCGTCCCAAGGTGACGCCGAAGGACCACGCGGAGGGTCTCTACGTCAAAGGCACCTCCGAGTACCTCCAGGGCCAGTTCGAGGCCGCGCTCGCCTCGTACGAGCAGATGCGCGCCCTGGCCCCCAATGACCCGCGCCTGCCCGCTGCCCGGGGCGAGGTCTTCCTCTCCACCGGCAAGCTCGCCGAGGCCGCCGCCGAGTTCGAGGCCGCCCTCAAGCTGGAGCCCAAGCGCTCCACGAACTGGAGCCGGTTGGGCTTCGTCCAGGCCCAGCTCGGCCGCACCGAGGAGGCCATGGGGTCCTTGCGCAAGGCCGTGGCCCTCTATCCCAACGACTCCAACGCGCTGGAACAGTTGGCCGAAATCCACCTCAAGAAGGGGGAGCAGGACGAGGCCATCCGTCACTTCACCCTGGCCGCCGGGGCCGCCGCCTCGAGCGAGGCGAAGTCCGAGCTCCTCCTGCGCGCGTTCGACGTGCTCGGCAAGCAGGGGCGGCACGCGGAGCTGCTCGCGCTCTCGCAGAAGTCCGTGAACGAAGGCGTGCGCTCCTCCGGGGTGTTCACCGCGCTGGGAGATTCACTGGTGCGCGCCGGCAAGCTCGCCGAGGCCGCCGCCGCCTATCAGGAGGCCGCGAGCCTGTCGCCCAGGGACCCGACGCTCTGGGAGTTGGTGGGCACCATCCACCTGCAGCGGGACAAGCCTGGGGATGCCATCGCCGCCTTCAAGGAGTCCCTGCGCGTGAAGGACCGCGCCGTCGTCCACGTGGCGCTGGCGCGAATCCAGCTCGCCATGAAGAGCCAACTGGGCGCGGAGCAGGAACTCGCGGCGGCCCTGGAGTCCGTGCAGGGCAACGACGTGCGCGAGCTGCGAGAGCTGGCCGACCTGCTCGTCACCATGGGGCGCAAGGCGGACGCGCTGCGCATCCTGGCCAACCTGAGCGCCGAGCACGACCTGGTGAAGGACGTCGACCTCCAGCTCGCCACGGCGAAGCTCGCCCACGAGCTGAAGGACGTGGCCCTGCAGACCGCCGCGTGTGCTCGCGCCGCCGCCGCGGACCCTCGCGTGAAGAAGTGCCCCTGA
- the glpX gene encoding class II fructose-bisphosphatase, producing MDRNLAMEVVRVTEMAAIASARLMGRGDKNESDQAAVDAMRRAFDSLNIDGEVVIGEGERDEAPMLYIGEKVGRRAEGDPGVDIALDPLEGTNLCAYGRPGSISVVAMSSRGGLLNAPDTYMEKLAVGPRARGAIDLRKSPTENLRSVAEKMKVYVEDLTVVVLDRERHQDLIKEVRAAGARIRLIEDGDVAGAIATCFEGTGVDVLMGIGGAPEGVISAAAIRATGGDMQGRLVPRNQGEIDRAKKMGITDMSKIYTAEELAQGEVMFAATGVTSGDFLKGVRFFGGGCETHSVVMRSKTSTVRFIQSLHKFDKKPGYAAF from the coding sequence ATGGATCGCAACCTGGCAATGGAGGTCGTGCGCGTCACCGAGATGGCGGCCATCGCCTCCGCCCGTCTGATGGGCCGCGGTGACAAGAACGAGTCGGACCAGGCCGCGGTGGACGCCATGCGCCGCGCGTTCGACTCGCTGAACATCGACGGCGAGGTCGTCATCGGCGAGGGCGAGCGCGACGAGGCGCCCATGCTCTACATCGGCGAGAAGGTGGGCCGCCGCGCGGAGGGTGACCCGGGCGTGGACATCGCCCTGGACCCGCTGGAGGGCACCAACCTGTGCGCCTACGGCCGTCCGGGCTCCATCTCCGTGGTGGCCATGTCCAGCCGGGGCGGGCTGCTCAACGCGCCGGACACGTACATGGAGAAGCTGGCGGTGGGCCCTCGCGCCCGCGGCGCCATCGACCTGCGCAAGTCCCCCACGGAGAACCTGCGCTCCGTCGCGGAGAAGATGAAGGTCTACGTGGAGGACCTCACCGTGGTGGTGCTGGACCGCGAGCGTCACCAGGACCTCATCAAGGAGGTCCGCGCCGCGGGCGCTCGCATCCGGCTCATCGAGGACGGTGACGTCGCTGGCGCCATCGCCACCTGTTTCGAGGGCACGGGCGTGGACGTGCTGATGGGCATTGGCGGCGCGCCCGAAGGCGTCATCTCCGCCGCGGCCATCCGCGCGACGGGCGGCGACATGCAGGGCCGGCTGGTGCCCCGCAACCAGGGCGAAATCGACCGCGCCAAGAAGATGGGCATCACCGACATGTCCAAGATCTACACGGCGGAGGAGCTGGCCCAGGGCGAGGTGATGTTCGCCGCCACGGGGGTCACCAGCGGCGACTTCCTCAAGGGCGTGCGCTTCTTCGGCGGCGGCTGCGAGACGCACTCGGTGGTCATGCGCAGCAAGACGAGCACCGTGCGCTTCATCCAGTCCCTGCACAAGTTCGACAAGAAGCCGGGGTACGCTGCCTTCTAG
- a CDS encoding thioesterase family protein, with product MVEARLRVIYGDTDQMGVVYYANYFRYFEFARSEYFRARGGSYREMESSGLMLPVAEASCVYKAPARYDDVLVIRATVSELRRASVVFTYELFREGEPRTLLCTGRTLHACVGRDGKPTRLPESVARLLEHPNAEP from the coding sequence ATGGTCGAGGCCCGACTTCGCGTCATCTACGGCGACACGGATCAGATGGGTGTCGTCTACTACGCGAACTACTTTCGCTACTTCGAGTTCGCGCGCAGCGAGTACTTCCGGGCGCGCGGCGGCAGCTACCGGGAGATGGAGAGCTCCGGGTTGATGCTGCCGGTGGCGGAGGCGAGCTGTGTCTACAAGGCCCCGGCCCGCTACGACGACGTCCTGGTCATCCGCGCGACAGTGAGCGAGTTGCGCCGGGCGTCGGTCGTGTTCACCTACGAGCTTTTCCGCGAGGGCGAGCCGCGCACGTTGCTGTGCACCGGTCGTACCCTGCACGCGTGCGTGGGCCGCGATGGCAAGCCCACTCGGTTGCCGGAGTCCGTGGCCCGGCTGCTGGAACATCCGAACGCAGAACCCTGA